One stretch of Nicotiana tabacum cultivar K326 chromosome 18, ASM71507v2, whole genome shotgun sequence DNA includes these proteins:
- the LOC107805087 gene encoding chitinase 1-like — MSRVYSQQTQHSNVKVALSLGGDSVGGSSAYFNPSSVDSWVSNAVSSLSDIIKQYNLDGIDIDYEHFQADPDTFTECIGRLITTLKNNGVISFASIAPFDDDEVQSHYQALWKSYGHIIDYVNFQFYAYDEGTTVSQFMNYFATQRSNYEGGKMLASFSTDGSGGLSPDNGFFTACSKLKSKGELAGIFVWSADDSKSNGFKYEKQSQALLAIPH; from the exons ATGTCAA gggtttattcccaacaaacCCAACACTCGAATGTTAAAGTAGCATTGAGTTTAGGAGGAGACAGTGTTGGAGGAAGTAGCGCCTATTTCAACCCTTCTTCTGTTGATTCTTGGGTTTCAAATGCAGTCTCTTCTCTTAGTGATATAATTAAGCAATACAATTTGGATGGGATAGATATCGACTATGAACATTTTCAAGCTGATCCTGATACATTTACAGAGTGCATAGGCAGACTTATTACAACACTCAAGAATAATGGAGTCATTTCCTTTGCCTCAATAGCTCCatttgatgatgatgaagttCAAAGTCATTATCAGGCGCTATGGAAAAGCTACGGTCACATTATAGACTATGTTAATTTCCAATTTTACGCGTATGATGAGGGAACTACTGTGTCTCAATTCATGAACTATTTTGCTACACAAAGATCCAATTATGAAGGGGGAAAGATGTTGGCTAGTTTCAGCACTGATGGGAGTGGGGGATTATCTCCAGATAATGGATTTTTCACAGCGTGTAGTAAGCTGAAAAGTAAAGGAGAATTAGCTGGAATATTTGTGTGGAGTGCTGATGATTCTAAGTCAAATGGTTTCAAATATGAGAAGCAATCACAAGCGTTACTGGCCATACCCCATTAA
- the LOC107781299 gene encoding calcium-transporting ATPase 4, endoplasmic reticulum-type-like: protein MGKGGENYGKRENIGGKSVSEKEVFPAWSKDVKECEEKFEVDRNHGLSEDEVVKRRQIYGFNELEKHEGQSILKLILDQFNDTLVRILLGAAVISFVLAWLDGEEGGEKEITAFVEPLVIFLILIVNAIVGVWQESNAEKALEALKEIQSETACVIRDGKRISSLPAKELVPGDIVELKVGDKVPADMRVLSLISSTLRLEQGSLTGESEAVSKTTKVVPEDVDIQGKKCMVFAGTTVVNGNCICLVTQIGMDTEIGNVHLQIHEAAQSEEDTPLKKKLNEFGEVLTAIIGIICALVWLINVKYFLSWEFVDGWPRNFKFSFEKCTYYFEIAVALAVAAIPEGLPAVITTCLALGTRKMAAKNALVRKLPSVETLGCTTVICSDKTGTLTTNQMAVSKLVAMGAKANTVRSFDVEGTTYDPFDGKIQDWPMGRMDSNLEIIAKIAAVCNDSGVEKSGQHYIASGLPTEAALKVLVEKMGLPDGLRSSSSSSDKDGLRCSYAWNKIEQRIATLEFDRDRKSMGVITTSPSGRKSLLVKGAVENLLERSSYVQLQDGSVVELDHSSRNHILQSLHEMSSKALRVLGFAYKEDLPEFSTYNGDEDHPAHELLLNPANYPSIESKLIFVGLAGIRDPPRKEVRGAIEDCRQAGIRVMVITGDNKNTAEAICREIGVFGSHEDISSRSLTGKEFMELANPKAHIRQSGGLLFSRAEPRHKQDIVRLLKEDGEVVAMTGDGVNDAPALKLADIGIAMGIAGTEVAKEASDMVLADDNFSTIVSAVGEGRSIYNNMKAFIRYMISSNIGEVASIFLTAALGIPEGLIPVQLLWVNLVTDGPPATALGFNPPDKDIMKKPPRRSDDSLISAWILFRYLVIGLYVGVATVGVFIIWFTHDSFLGIDLSGDGHSLVTYSQLANWGQCKTWDNFTASPFTAGSQVISFDKPCDYFVEGKVKAMTLSLSVLVAIEMFNSLNALSEDGSLLTMPPWVNPWLLLAMSVSFGLHFLILYVPFLAQVFGIVPLSLNEWLLVLAVALPVILIDEILKFIGRCTSGIRTSARRPTKSKEE, encoded by the exons ATGGGAAAAGGAGGTGAAAATTATGGGAAGAGAGAGAATATAGGTGGTAAAAGTGTGTCGGAGAAGGAAGTTTTTCCGGCTTGGTCGAAAGATGTGAAGGAATGTGAGGAGAAGTTCGAGGTGGATAGGAATCACGGTTTGAGTGAGGATGAGGTTGTTAAAAGGAGGCAGATCTATGGTTTTAATGAATTGGAGAAGCACGAAGGGCAGTCGATTTTGAAGTTGATTTTAGATCAGTTTAATGATACATTAGTTAGGATTTTGCTTGGTGCCGCGGTGATTTCGTTTGTTTTGGCTTGGTTAGATGGAGAAGAAGGCGGTGAGAAGGAAATCACTGCTTTCGTGGAGCCTTTAGTGATTTTCTTGATCCTAATTGTTAATGCTATAGTAGGTGTTTGGCAAGAGAGCAATGCCGAGAAGGCATTGGAGGCATTGAAGGAAATTCAGTCTGAGACTGCTTGTGTGATCCGTGATGGTAAAAGGATTTCTAGCTTGCCTGCTAAAGAGCTTGTACCAGGGGATATTGTTGAGTTGAAAGTTGGAGATAAAGTACCTGCTGATATGAGAGTTTTGAGTTTGATCAGTTCGACTCTTCGGCTTGAGCAGGGATCATTGACTGGTGAGAGTGAGGCAGTTAGTAAGACCACTAAAGTTGTACCAGAGGATGTTGATATCCAGGGGAAGAAATGTATGGTATTTGCTGGAACGACTGTGGTGAATGGAAATTGTATTTGTTTGGTTACTCAAATAGGGATGGATACTGAGATAGGGAATGTGCATTTGCAGATTCATGAAGCGGCACAAAGCGAGGAAGATACCCCattgaagaaaaagctaaatGAGTTTGGAGAAGTTTTGACTGCCATAATTGGTATCATCTGTGCTTTGGTTTGGCTGATTAATGTGAAATACTTCCTCTCTTGGGAGTTTGTTGATGGATGGCCAAGGAATTTCAAGTTTTCATTTGAGAAATGCACTTATTATTTTGAAATTGCGGTGGCATTGGCAGTTGCTGCCATTCCAGAAGGTCTGCCAGCAGTCATTACAACTTGTTTGGCGCTTGGCACACGCAAGATGGCTGCTAAGAATGCACTTGTTCGTAAATTGCCTAGTGTTGAAACTCTTGGCTGTACAACTGTTATTTGCTCTGACAAAACAGGAACTCTGACTACTAATCAGATGGCTGTGTCAAAGCTTGTTGCTATGGGTGCCAAGGCTAACACAGTTCGATCCTTCGATGTTGAAGGGACCACATATGATCCCTTTGATGGAAAGATACAGGACTGGCCAATGGGTCGGATGGACTCTAACCTAGAAATAATCGCAAAAATTGCTGCTGTCTGTAATGATTCTGGAGTTGAAAAATCTGGCCAGCACTATATTGCCAGCGGGCTGCCCACTGAAGCGGCACTGAAG GTTCTGGTTGAGAAAATGGGACTTCCTGATGGCCTCAGATCCAGTTCCTCTTCAAGTGACAAAGATGGCCTCC GCTGTTCTTACGCATGGAACAAAATTGAACAGCGTATTGCTACTCTTGAATTTGACCGTGATAGGAAATCCATGGGTGTCATCACGACTTCCCCCTCTGGTAGAAAATCATTACTTGTGAAG GGTGCGGTGGAAAATCTATTGGAAAGAAGCTCATATGTGCAACTGCAAGACGGTTCTGTTGTAGAATTGGATCATTCTTCAAGAAATCATATATTGCAAAGCCTTCATGAAATGTCCTCCAAGGCATTACGTGTCCTCGGTTTCGCATACAAGGAGGATCTACCTGAATTTTCAACCTATAACGGTGATGAAGACCATCCAGCTCATGAGCTTTTACTTAATCCTGCTAATTACCCTTCCATTGAGAGTAAACTCATATTTGTTGGCTTGGCTGGGATAAGG GATCCTCCTAGAAAAGAGGTACGCGGAGCAATTGAGGATTGCAGACAAGCCGGAATTCGTGTTATGGTAATTACAGGAGATAACAAGAATACAGCAGAAGCTATCTGCCGTGAGATAGGTGTCTTTGGAAGCCATGAAGATATCAGTTCGAGGAGCTTAACAGGAAAAGAATTTATGGAGCTTGCGAACCCCAAAGCACATATAAGGCAAAGCGGAGGTCTCCTATTCTCCAGAGCTGAGCCAAGGCATAAACAAGACATAGTGAGATTGCTCAAAGAAGATGGTGAGGTGGTTGCGATGACCGGAGATGGAGTGAATGATGCACCTGCCCTGAAATTGGCCGATATTGGAATTGCAATGGGAATTGCTGGAACCGAG GTGGCAAAGGAAGCATCAGATATGGTTTTGGCAGATGATAATTTTAGTACAATTGTATCTGCTGTTGGTGAAGGCAGGTCCATTTATAACAATATGAAGGCTTTCATCAG GTACATGATCTCCTCAAACATCGGTGAGGTTGCCTCTATTTTCCTTACTGCTGCGCTAGGCATTCCTGAAGGTCTTATCCCAGTTCAACTCTTGTGGGTCAACCTGGTCACTGACGGACCACCTGCTACAGCATTGGGATTTAATCCACCAGACAAGGATATAATGAAGAAACCACCAAGGAGAAGCGATGACTCATTGATCAGTGCCTGGATTTTATTTCGCTATCTG GTGATTGGATTGTATGTTGGAGTTGCTACTGTGGGAGTTTTTATCATCTGGTTCACACATGACTCTTTTCTTGGCATTGATCTAAGTGGAGATGGCCATAGTCTCGTTACCTACTCCCAGCTTGCTAATTGGGGTCAGTGCAAAACCTGGGATAATTTCACCGCCTCACCTTTCACTGCAGGGTCACAAGTGATCAGCTTTGACAAACCATGTGATTACTTCGTGGAAGGCAAGGTGAAAGCCATGACCCTTTCCCTCTCTGTATTGGTTGCGATTGAAATGTTCAACTCTCTTAATGCCCTTTCGGAAGATGGAAGCCTCTTAACAATGCCACCATGGGTCAACCCATGGCTTCTTTTGGCCATGTCTGTCTCATTTGGTCTGCACTTCTTGATCCTCTACGTGCCTTTCCTTGCTCAAGTATTTGGTATCGTTCCACTGAGCCTGAACGAGTGGCTGTTAGTATTGGCTGTTGCACTGCCCGTCATATTAATTGACGAGATTTTGAAGTTTATTGGAAGGTGCACGAGTGGTATTCGAACGAGTGCAAGGAGACCCACAAAGTCGAAGGAAGAGTAG